One Sphingomonas sabuli genomic region harbors:
- a CDS encoding DUF4170 domain-containing protein, translating to MGQRYWVIGGHYAGSDFRDIEPGTESVHGPFTDETRARTEWQRLTFRDRIAAMHRYSICVEPARS from the coding sequence ATGGGACAGCGCTACTGGGTCATCGGCGGCCATTATGCCGGGTCCGATTTCCGCGACATCGAGCCGGGGACCGAAAGCGTCCACGGCCCGTTTACCGACGAGACGCGGGCGCGCACCGAGTGGCAGCGCCTGACGTTCCGCGACCGGATCGCGGCGATGCATCGCTACTCGATCTGCGTGGAGCCAGCCCGATCGTGA
- the aceB gene encoding malate synthase A, whose amino-acid sequence MNDVLDLHRVIAEPSNVRGADDVLTPDALDLVAELHERFDGRRLALLDRRLDRQERFDAGDLPDFRADTAHIRDAEWTVGAVPRDLQDRRVEITGPTNAKMVINALNSGARVFMADFEDATSPMWDELVQGQVNLRNYWHGRLDFTDPASGKHYAVGDDPAVLLVRPRGLHLPEDHVTIDGQPVAGAFFDFAIYVWHIARRALTAGSGPYFYIPKLESMEEAALWSDIFALTENRLRLERGTIKATVLIETLPAAFEMDEILYALKENIVGLNCGRWDYIFSYIKRLGRTPDRLTPDRSAMTMDKAFLAAYSLRLIATCHRRGAHAMGGMAAFIPVKGDEAANQAALDKVRADKQREVRNGHDGTWVAHPALVPVALEAFAAMDGPNQLDVIPDAVPGQADMLQMHDGPRTEDGAREDIRVAVQYLAAWIGGRGAVPLYNLMEDAATAEISRAQLWQWLHFGATLDDGRTFDRALFDRLFEEEVGALAEVDDIDEAAELFRDMVVDPDFVEFLTLPAYERLG is encoded by the coding sequence GTGAATGACGTCCTCGACCTGCACCGGGTAATCGCCGAACCCAGCAACGTGCGCGGTGCCGACGACGTGCTGACCCCGGACGCCCTCGACCTCGTCGCCGAACTACACGAACGGTTCGACGGCCGGCGGCTGGCGCTGCTGGACCGGCGGCTCGACCGCCAGGAGCGGTTCGACGCTGGCGACTTGCCCGACTTTCGCGCCGATACCGCCCATATCCGCGACGCGGAATGGACGGTCGGCGCGGTGCCGCGCGACCTGCAGGACCGCCGTGTCGAAATCACCGGCCCGACCAACGCGAAAATGGTCATCAATGCGCTCAACAGCGGCGCACGCGTCTTCATGGCCGACTTCGAAGATGCCACCTCGCCGATGTGGGACGAACTCGTCCAGGGCCAGGTGAACCTGCGCAATTACTGGCACGGACGACTCGATTTTACCGATCCCGCCAGCGGCAAACATTATGCGGTCGGCGACGATCCGGCGGTGCTTCTTGTGCGGCCGCGCGGCCTGCACCTGCCCGAAGATCATGTGACGATCGACGGCCAGCCTGTCGCCGGCGCTTTCTTCGATTTCGCCATCTATGTCTGGCACATCGCCCGCCGCGCGCTGACGGCCGGTTCGGGCCCCTATTTCTACATCCCCAAGCTCGAAAGCATGGAAGAAGCGGCGCTGTGGAGCGACATCTTCGCGCTGACGGAAAACCGGCTTCGGCTGGAACGCGGGACGATCAAGGCGACGGTGCTGATCGAAACCTTGCCCGCGGCGTTCGAGATGGACGAAATCCTCTACGCGCTGAAGGAGAATATCGTCGGCCTCAATTGCGGGCGGTGGGACTATATCTTCTCGTACATCAAGCGGCTTGGCCGGACTCCCGACCGGCTGACTCCAGACCGGTCGGCGATGACCATGGATAAGGCGTTCCTGGCCGCTTATTCGCTGCGGTTGATCGCCACGTGTCACCGGCGCGGCGCCCATGCGATGGGCGGCATGGCCGCCTTCATCCCGGTCAAGGGCGATGAAGCGGCCAACCAGGCCGCGCTGGACAAGGTGCGCGCCGACAAGCAACGCGAAGTGCGCAACGGGCATGACGGCACCTGGGTCGCCCATCCCGCGCTTGTGCCGGTCGCCCTTGAGGCGTTCGCGGCGATGGATGGCCCCAACCAGCTGGATGTGATTCCGGATGCCGTCCCCGGGCAGGCCGATATGCTGCAAATGCACGACGGCCCACGCACCGAAGACGGCGCGCGCGAGGATATCCGTGTCGCGGTGCAATATCTCGCCGCGTGGATCGGCGGCCGCGGCGCGGTGCCGCTGTACAATCTGATGGAGGACGCCGCGACGGCGGAAATCAGCCGCGCCCAGTTGTGGCAGTGGCTGCACTTCGGCGCGACGCTCGACGACGGCCGCACTTTCGACCGGGCGCTGTTCGACCGCCTGTTCGAAGAGGAGGTCGGGGCGCTGGCCGAAGTTGACGACATCGACGAAGCCGCCGAGCTGTTCCGCGACATGGTGGTGGATCCCGACTTCGTCGAATTCCTGACCTTGCCGGCGTACGAACGCCTCGGCTGA
- a CDS encoding HD-GYP domain-containing protein: protein MFHQPIQAGQVHRAEILAAFSYALDLTEGQPDGHSIRCCWIASQIGRAIGLGAAELGDLYYAVLLKDLGCSSNSARICELYAADDRAFKQGYKTVGTSLAATLHFVLSKTARGRPWTERAATVGNILVNGPQLAQELILTRCTRGADIARKLRFPDAVCRAIYHLDEHWDGSGKPDRLRGDAIPLYSRLALLAQVADVFHTHAGSTAATDEVQRRSGTWLGPELVAAFTGIAASGQLWLDLRSPILEAKVVARAPVDDAIVADDDFLDTIASAFGEVIDAKSPFTAGHSRRVADLAARMGARLGLDPVRVRLLRRAAFLHDVGKLGVSSTILEKPGPLDDEEWQAMRGHADQTRQVLGRIGTLADMADIAAAHHERLDGAGYPLRLGEDALALETRIISVCDFYDALIAERPYRGAMPQAKALAIMEGTVGSAIDPGCFDALKIEIRD, encoded by the coding sequence ATGTTTCACCAGCCGATCCAAGCGGGCCAAGTCCACCGTGCCGAGATCCTGGCGGCGTTCAGCTATGCCCTCGACCTGACCGAAGGCCAGCCCGACGGCCATTCCATCCGCTGCTGCTGGATCGCCAGCCAGATCGGCCGGGCCATCGGCCTCGGTGCGGCGGAGCTTGGCGACCTCTATTATGCCGTCCTGCTCAAGGACCTCGGCTGCAGCAGCAATTCGGCGCGCATCTGCGAATTGTACGCAGCCGACGACCGCGCCTTCAAACAGGGTTACAAGACGGTCGGCACAAGCCTCGCCGCGACCCTCCATTTCGTGCTCAGCAAGACCGCCCGCGGCAGGCCGTGGACCGAACGCGCGGCGACCGTCGGCAACATCCTCGTCAACGGGCCGCAACTGGCGCAGGAATTGATCCTGACCCGCTGTACCCGCGGCGCCGACATCGCCCGCAAGCTGCGCTTTCCCGACGCCGTCTGCCGGGCGATCTACCACCTCGACGAACATTGGGACGGATCGGGCAAGCCCGACCGGCTGCGCGGCGATGCCATTCCGCTCTATTCGCGGCTCGCGCTGCTGGCGCAGGTCGCGGACGTGTTTCACACGCATGCCGGTTCGACGGCCGCTACCGACGAGGTGCAGCGCCGCTCCGGAACATGGCTCGGCCCAGAGCTGGTTGCCGCTTTCACCGGCATCGCCGCCTCCGGCCAGCTGTGGCTAGACCTGCGCTCGCCGATCCTCGAGGCCAAGGTCGTCGCTCGCGCACCGGTCGACGACGCGATCGTCGCCGACGACGACTTCCTCGACACGATCGCCTCTGCATTCGGCGAAGTGATCGACGCCAAGAGCCCGTTCACCGCCGGTCATTCGCGGCGCGTCGCCGACCTTGCCGCACGAATGGGTGCGCGTCTGGGCCTCGACCCCGTGCGGGTCCGCCTGCTGCGCCGCGCCGCCTTCCTTCACGACGTCGGCAAGCTTGGCGTATCCAGCACCATCCTCGAAAAGCCCGGCCCGCTCGACGACGAAGAATGGCAGGCCATGCGCGGCCACGCCGACCAGACGCGGCAGGTCCTCGGGCGGATCGGCACGCTTGCGGACATGGCCGATATCGCCGCGGCCCATCATGAACGGCTCGACGGCGCCGGTTACCCGCTCCGTCTGGGCGAAGACGCGCTGGCGCTCGAAACGCGGATCATCAGCGTCTGCGATTTCTACGACGCGTTGATCGCCGAGCGCCCCTATCGCGGCGCAATGCCGCAGGCGAAGGCGCTGGCGATCATGGAAGGCACGGTCGGCAGCGCCATCGACCCGGGCTGCTTCGACGCGCTGAAAATCGAGATTCGCGACTAG
- a CDS encoding L,D-transpeptidase — translation MKRFNVLLISAIALAIPVAAVSQGSKTTSPIELARQADKLKPGQWVWAPQIAPEGPMIVFVDLSRQLATVYRNGVRIGVSTVSTGKPGHETPTGVFTILQKDANHHSSKYNNAPMPYQERLTVDGVALHAGGLPGYPESHGCVHLPLEFSRLLFGQTHMGGTVIVAGHAGSVHLANNAGVLAPEGDRGVQIPHVPLAPDEGARWQPNLSPSGPVTIIVSRSDQRVIVLRNGVEIGRSKAEIGGDDFETHVLTYTKGKDGAARWMTVGVPGHLGDAGSPLDTSILQQTRLPAAFRTALSNVIVPGTTILVTQAPVRQDNSGKMMTMMASATNP, via the coding sequence ATGAAGCGGTTCAACGTCTTGCTGATATCGGCGATTGCTCTGGCAATTCCCGTCGCGGCCGTGTCGCAGGGGTCGAAGACCACTTCGCCCATCGAGCTTGCGCGGCAGGCGGACAAGCTGAAACCCGGCCAGTGGGTGTGGGCGCCGCAGATCGCGCCGGAAGGGCCGATGATCGTGTTCGTCGACCTGTCCCGCCAGCTGGCAACGGTGTACCGCAACGGCGTGCGGATCGGCGTATCGACCGTGTCGACGGGCAAGCCGGGCCACGAGACCCCGACCGGCGTGTTCACGATCCTGCAAAAGGACGCGAACCACCATTCGAGCAAATATAACAATGCGCCGATGCCCTATCAGGAGAGGCTGACGGTAGACGGCGTCGCGCTGCATGCAGGCGGCCTGCCGGGATATCCGGAAAGCCACGGCTGCGTGCACCTGCCCCTGGAATTCTCTCGCTTGCTGTTCGGCCAGACCCACATGGGCGGGACGGTCATCGTCGCCGGTCATGCGGGCAGCGTCCACCTCGCCAACAACGCCGGCGTGCTGGCACCCGAAGGCGACCGGGGGGTCCAGATACCCCACGTCCCGCTGGCGCCCGACGAAGGCGCGCGCTGGCAGCCGAACCTGTCGCCCAGCGGCCCCGTGACGATCATCGTGTCGCGCAGCGATCAGCGGGTGATCGTCCTGCGCAATGGCGTGGAGATCGGCCGGTCGAAGGCGGAAATCGGCGGCGACGATTTCGAGACCCACGTGCTGACCTATACCAAGGGCAAGGACGGGGCGGCGCGGTGGATGACGGTCGGCGTGCCCGGGCATCTTGGCGATGCCGGCAGCCCGCTCGACACTTCGATCCTGCAGCAGACCCGCCTGCCCGCCGCCTTCCGGACCGCGCTCAGCAACGTGATCGTGCCGGGGACGACGATCCTCGTCACCCAGGCACCGGTTCGCCAGGACAATAGCGGGAAGATGATGACGATGATGGCCAGCGCCACCAACCCGTGA
- the rplT gene encoding 50S ribosomal protein L20 produces MPRIKRGVTTRAKHKRILEQAKGYYGRRKNTIRIARQAVEKAGQYAYRDRKVKKRSFRALWIQRINAAVRAEGLTYGQFIHALKLANIDLDRKVLADIAMHEGEAFKGIIAQAKDAIDKKEKDGAKEKATA; encoded by the coding sequence ATGCCACGCATCAAACGCGGCGTGACTACGCGCGCCAAGCACAAGCGGATCCTGGAACAGGCGAAGGGCTATTATGGCCGCCGCAAGAACACTATCCGCATCGCCCGCCAGGCGGTCGAAAAGGCCGGTCAGTACGCCTATCGCGACCGCAAGGTTAAGAAGCGCAGCTTCCGCGCTTTGTGGATTCAGCGCATCAACGCCGCGGTCCGCGCCGAAGGTCTGACCTACGGCCAGTTCATCCATGCTCTCAAGCTTGCGAACATCGATCTCGACCGCAAGGTCCTGGCCGACATCGCGATGCACGAGGGCGAAGCCTTCAAGGGCATCATCGCCCAGGCGAAGGACGCGATCGACAAGAAGGAAAAGGACGGCGCCAAGGAAAAGGCGACCGCCTGA
- the rpmI gene encoding 50S ribosomal protein L35 produces the protein MPKLKTKSGVKKRFKLTATGKVKHGVAGKRHRLISHNAKYIRQNRGTEILADADVARVKLWAPYGLK, from the coding sequence ATGCCCAAGCTCAAGACGAAGAGCGGCGTCAAAAAGCGCTTCAAGCTCACCGCCACCGGCAAGGTGAAGCACGGAGTCGCCGGCAAGCGCCACCGGCTGATCAGCCACAACGCCAAGTACATCCGCCAGAACCGCGGTACCGAGATTCTCGCCGACGCCGACGTGGCGCGCGTGAAGCTCTGGGCCCCCTACGGCCTGAAGTAA
- a CDS encoding pyridoxamine 5'-phosphate oxidase family protein codes for MADKSLDDISEAMRDIDFCMLSTRTDGGAIAARPMSNNREVDYAGDSYFFTCDDARTVSDIESNPKVGLSYQGKGSILGKPGIFIAIEAKADLIKDKHEFEKHWTDGLDRWFEQGVDTPGLTLIHAKAERIHYWDGGEEGEVKI; via the coding sequence ATGGCCGACAAGAGCTTGGACGATATCAGTGAAGCGATGCGGGACATCGATTTCTGCATGCTGTCGACGCGCACCGACGGCGGCGCCATCGCCGCCCGCCCGATGAGCAACAATCGCGAAGTCGATTATGCGGGCGACAGCTACTTCTTCACCTGCGACGACGCCCGCACGGTCAGCGACATCGAAAGCAACCCGAAGGTGGGCCTGAGCTATCAGGGCAAGGGCTCGATCCTCGGCAAACCGGGGATCTTCATCGCCATCGAGGCCAAGGCTGACCTGATCAAGGACAAGCACGAGTTCGAAAAGCATTGGACTGACGGCTTGGACCGCTGGTTCGAACAGGGCGTCGACACGCCGGGCCTGACCCTGATCCACGCCAAGGCCGAGCGCATCCATTACTGGGATGGCGGCGAAGAAGGCGAAGTAAAGATCTAG
- a CDS encoding SDR family oxidoreductase: MQKVLITGANRGLGLELARQYAADGWDVVATVRESSKELDGLGVRVEQLDMRDFDAVAGFGKTLDALDLLIANAGTYGPKSVKSADEGDGWLETFAVNSIAPFLLAQSVLPLVAKAGGKLVAVSTRMGSIADNDSGGFIAYRSSKSALNSAWRSLAIDNRGKVVCAVFHPGWVQTRMGGSAAPLTPEESIRGLRQVIAGLGPDDSGEFFSYDGSSVPW; the protein is encoded by the coding sequence ATGCAGAAAGTCCTGATCACCGGCGCGAACCGCGGCCTCGGCCTTGAACTGGCGCGCCAATATGCCGCCGACGGCTGGGATGTCGTCGCCACCGTCCGCGAATCGAGCAAGGAGCTCGACGGCCTGGGCGTCCGCGTCGAGCAACTCGACATGCGTGACTTCGATGCGGTCGCGGGCTTCGGCAAGACGCTCGACGCGCTCGACCTGCTGATCGCCAACGCCGGCACCTATGGGCCGAAGTCGGTAAAAAGCGCCGATGAGGGCGACGGCTGGCTGGAAACCTTCGCGGTCAATTCAATCGCGCCGTTCCTGCTTGCCCAGTCGGTCCTGCCGCTGGTCGCCAAGGCGGGCGGCAAGCTGGTCGCGGTCAGCACGCGGATGGGCAGCATCGCCGACAACGACAGCGGCGGGTTCATCGCCTATCGCTCATCGAAATCGGCGCTCAATTCCGCGTGGCGGAGCCTGGCCATCGACAATCGCGGCAAGGTCGTCTGCGCCGTCTTCCACCCCGGCTGGGTGCAGACGCGCATGGGCGGAAGCGCCGCGCCGCTGACACCGGAGGAAAGCATCCGCGGCCTGCGGCAGGTGATCGCCGGGCTCGGCCCCGACGATAGCGGCGAATTCTTCAGTTACGACGGCTCGAGCGTCCCGTGGTGA
- a CDS encoding SOS response-associated peptidase, which produces MCNLYRIERSPDAIRRLFEDVQIPLTFPEGAPNIQPVDVRITDRAPVVRWNADHAELVVRRWSWPSSYGSPLFNLRSDGRNFPRDRALIPFDGFYEYTKPADPGQKTKDRWLFTPAEGRTFAIAGLIKDNPDVGEAFTLLTAPPGPDVAPLHGRQIVLLPSDVWRSWLDGSARSADLLVPTGPGELVVAPA; this is translated from the coding sequence GTGTGCAACCTGTATCGCATCGAACGGAGCCCGGACGCGATCCGGCGCCTGTTCGAGGACGTGCAGATCCCGCTCACCTTTCCTGAAGGCGCGCCCAACATCCAGCCGGTCGACGTGCGCATCACCGACCGCGCGCCGGTGGTGCGGTGGAACGCGGATCACGCCGAACTGGTCGTGCGCCGCTGGTCATGGCCCAGCAGCTACGGCTCGCCGCTGTTCAACCTGCGCTCCGACGGCCGCAATTTCCCGCGTGACCGGGCCCTGATCCCGTTCGACGGGTTCTACGAATATACGAAGCCGGCCGACCCGGGGCAGAAGACCAAGGACCGCTGGCTGTTCACGCCGGCGGAAGGACGGACCTTCGCGATCGCCGGGCTGATCAAGGACAATCCGGATGTCGGCGAGGCGTTCACGCTGTTGACCGCGCCGCCGGGCCCCGATGTCGCGCCGTTGCACGGGCGGCAGATCGTGTTGCTGCCGTCCGACGTGTGGCGGTCGTGGCTGGACGGGAGCGCGCGGTCCGCCGACCTGCTGGTGCCGACCGGGCCGGGCGAGCTGGTCGTCGCCCCGGCCTGA
- a CDS encoding ribose-phosphate pyrophosphokinase codes for MKLLAGNSNPPLARSIADYLEVPLTEASVRRFADEEIFVEINENVRGEDVFVLQSTSYPANDNLMELLIMIDALRRASATRITAVIPYFGYARQDRKPGPRTPISAKLVANLITVAGASRVLTMDLHAGQIQGFFDIPTDNLFASPVIAADIQARFPTEKLTMVSPDVGGVVRARSLAKRLNNAPLAIVDKRRERAGESEVMNIIGDVEGRTCILIDDIVDSAGTLCNAAAALKQQGATDVFAYCTHGVLSGAAAARVGASELKELVVTDSIWGGEADEEGGDVRRLTVAPLLAEAIRRIADEASVSSLFD; via the coding sequence ATGAAACTGCTTGCCGGGAACAGCAACCCGCCGCTGGCCCGATCGATCGCCGATTATCTCGAGGTGCCGCTGACCGAGGCCAGCGTGCGCCGCTTCGCCGACGAGGAAATCTTCGTCGAGATCAACGAGAACGTTCGCGGCGAGGATGTCTTCGTCCTGCAATCGACCAGCTATCCGGCCAACGACAATCTGATGGAATTGCTGATCATGATCGACGCGCTGCGGCGCGCGTCGGCCACCCGGATCACCGCCGTCATTCCCTATTTCGGCTATGCCCGGCAGGACCGCAAACCCGGGCCGCGCACCCCGATTTCGGCCAAGCTGGTCGCCAACCTGATCACCGTCGCGGGCGCCAGCCGCGTGCTGACGATGGATTTGCACGCCGGGCAGATCCAGGGATTCTTCGACATCCCGACCGACAACCTGTTTGCGTCGCCGGTCATCGCCGCCGACATCCAGGCCCGCTTCCCGACCGAAAAGCTGACCATGGTGTCGCCCGACGTCGGCGGCGTGGTCCGGGCCCGCAGCCTGGCCAAGCGGCTTAACAACGCGCCGCTGGCGATCGTCGACAAGCGTCGCGAGCGCGCCGGCGAATCGGAAGTGATGAACATCATCGGCGACGTCGAGGGGCGCACCTGCATCCTGATCGACGACATCGTCGATTCGGCGGGCACCTTGTGCAACGCCGCCGCCGCGCTGAAGCAGCAGGGCGCCACCGACGTGTTCGCTTATTGCACCCACGGCGTGCTGTCGGGCGCCGCCGCCGCGCGCGTCGGGGCGTCGGAGCTGAAGGAACTGGTCGTCACCGATTCCATCTGGGGCGGTGAAGCCGACGAGGAAGGCGGGGACGTCCGCCGTTTGACCGTCGCGCCGCTGCTCGCCGAGGCCATCCGGCGCATCGCCGATGAAGCGAGCGTGTCCAGCCTGTTCGACTAG
- a CDS encoding NAD+ synthase, which translates to MATSLRIALAQVNQRVGDIAGNVERMLEWRVRAGAVDIVMFPELQLTGYPPEDLVLKAEFVRRSMEASERLIDSTADGGPAILFGSLHAEEGKTYNAYTLAEDGKLLARRLKRELPNYGTFDEKRVFAQGPLPEPVTYKGVTFGIPICEDIWLEPVCAHLKQAGAQFLLVPNGSPYELNKDEKRLALVERRVTETGLPIAYLNRVGGQDELVFEGASFVVNGDGSLACHMPDFEEALAVTTWTGDAGGWRCEPRAISAVSEFPEDVYRAMMMGLKDYVDANGFPGILLGLSGGIDSALSAAVAVDALGADRVHCVMMPSKYTSRDSLDDAENCARLLGCRHDVISIAPGVDAFDAMLDNPQGLAAENIQSRLRMVTLMALSNASGEMLLTTGNKSEMSVGYATLYGDMAGGYSVLKDAYKTTVFTLSRWRNRRRPPGALGPDGPVMPDRVITKPPSAELRPDQKDEDSLPPYAVLDRILDALVERELSVAETAAATGADTTLVAKIERMVLRAEYKRRQSPPGVKIGIRNFGRDRRYPITNAFHTGK; encoded by the coding sequence GTGGCCACCAGTCTCCGCATCGCGCTCGCGCAGGTCAACCAGAGGGTCGGCGACATCGCCGGCAACGTCGAGCGGATGCTGGAATGGCGCGTCCGGGCCGGCGCCGTCGACATCGTCATGTTCCCGGAATTGCAGCTGACTGGCTATCCGCCGGAAGACCTGGTGCTGAAGGCGGAATTCGTGCGCCGATCGATGGAGGCGTCCGAACGGCTGATCGACTCCACCGCCGACGGCGGGCCGGCGATCCTGTTCGGCTCGCTCCACGCCGAAGAAGGCAAGACCTACAACGCCTACACGCTCGCGGAGGATGGCAAGCTGCTCGCCCGGCGACTGAAGCGCGAGCTGCCCAATTACGGCACCTTCGATGAAAAGCGCGTGTTCGCCCAGGGACCCTTGCCCGAACCGGTCACCTACAAGGGCGTCACCTTCGGCATCCCGATCTGCGAGGATATCTGGCTGGAACCGGTCTGCGCGCATCTGAAACAGGCCGGCGCGCAATTCCTGCTGGTGCCGAACGGCAGCCCGTACGAGCTCAATAAGGACGAAAAGCGGCTTGCGCTGGTCGAGCGGCGAGTGACAGAGACCGGGCTTCCGATCGCCTATCTCAACCGCGTCGGTGGGCAGGACGAACTGGTATTCGAAGGCGCCAGCTTCGTCGTCAACGGTGACGGCAGCCTCGCCTGTCACATGCCCGATTTCGAAGAAGCGCTGGCGGTTACCACCTGGACCGGCGACGCCGGTGGCTGGCGCTGCGAGCCGCGCGCGATCAGCGCGGTCTCGGAATTCCCGGAAGACGTCTACCGGGCAATGATGATGGGCCTGAAGGACTATGTCGACGCCAACGGCTTTCCCGGCATCCTGCTGGGCCTGTCGGGCGGCATCGACAGCGCATTGAGCGCCGCGGTGGCGGTCGATGCGCTCGGCGCCGATCGCGTCCACTGCGTGATGATGCCCAGCAAGTACACCAGCCGGGATAGCCTGGACGACGCGGAAAACTGCGCCAGATTGCTCGGTTGCCGCCATGACGTCATTTCCATCGCGCCGGGCGTCGACGCGTTCGACGCGATGCTCGACAACCCGCAGGGGCTGGCGGCGGAGAACATCCAGTCGCGATTGCGGATGGTGACCCTGATGGCGCTCAGCAACGCGTCGGGCGAGATGCTTCTAACCACCGGGAACAAGAGCGAGATGAGCGTCGGCTACGCCACGCTTTATGGGGACATGGCCGGCGGCTATTCGGTGCTCAAGGACGCGTACAAGACGACGGTCTTCACCCTGTCGCGCTGGCGCAACCGGCGCCGCCCGCCCGGCGCGCTCGGTCCCGACGGTCCGGTTATGCCCGACCGGGTGATCACCAAGCCGCCGTCGGCCGAGCTTCGCCCCGACCAAAAGGATGAGGACAGCCTGCCGCCCTATGCGGTGCTCGACCGCATCCTCGATGCCCTGGTCGAGCGGGAATTGTCGGTCGCCGAAACGGCTGCCGCGACCGGCGCAGACACCACGCTGGTGGCGAAGATCGAACGGATGGTGCTGCGCGCCGAGTACAAACGCCGTCAGTCGCCGCCCGGCGTGAAAATCGGCATCCGCAATTTCGGCCGCGACCGCCGCTACCCGATCACAAACGCCTTCCACACCGGGAAATAA